Part of the Caulifigura coniformis genome, GAGTTGGAGGCCAACCCACTCCTGACACTGGAGAAGGCGCTCGCGTTTCTGAGAGTAGCCGCCCTGCCACAGCCTGAAGCTCACCACGAGATGTCGGATTGGGGAAAAGTACGTCAGGAGGTCCGCAAATGCGCAACGATGATCGGGCAACGGATTGCCAACTATATTCGCACATGTTGGTCAGCCGAGGAGGTCGTGTACTTATGGTGTCATTCGAAGATAGACGCCGATTTGCTTGACTTCCTCGATGCCATCAGGAGTGAGATCGCACCGTTCTCTGAGGTGTACGTCGACTACTACATTGCGCACCGCAGAATAATGGCACACGTTGCCGCAGGTCGGGGGAACGAACTGCCCGCCGACGAGCCGTACCCGGTCGACACGTTTCGCGAGGCGTTGCGGTCACGGTTCACCGATGAGACCGCGTTGACCCCCTACCAGAAGCAGAAACTGTCCCGTTGGCTGACTCCAATTCCGGCGCCCATCGAACATGACGACGACGGCACGGACGACGACCCAACACAGCCAGGTCAGTTAGTGCGTAAGGAACTCGCGGTGTGATGCGTCAGTGGGAGCCACTGTTGGCAACTGCAGGAGGGGAAGTTTCGCCCTCCCCTCCTAATGGCCCCGATTCAGTTGGAGATGCGGATTTTGACGGCCCCATCCATCTCTCAATCCACTCCTGCACTTCCGGAGACGGAGTATCAGATGGGGTCTTCCAACCGCTCGTGTACTTGCGGTCAACACGGGCTTTCCATAACCGATCCATCTCCTTCGCTATCTCAATCGCCTCATCGTTCAACTTCACCAAGCAGTCATCCGGGGGTGGGAACGTGCCCTTGTTGCCCACGAGGACTTGCCCCATCACGCACCACCGCTGAAGTCGCGTTACTACGGGTACGGATGCCTCGCCGAACAGCAACGTAAGCCACTTCGCGTCTGAACGAAGATCGATCGCCTTCGCCCGGAGAATTTCGCCAAGCTGGTAACGATGTTCCTTGTCGGCGATGACGCGAGGGTCCGACTGACTGGTGAATCGCCGCACCTTGCTATTGTACCTTGATATTCGCAGGTCCATGAATGCCTGAGCGAATTCGTGTCGGTCTCGCTCTACCTGCCGAAAGGCTTCAAACGCCTCTCGATGAAGATTTGCCTTACGGCCAGCACGTTGTGCGAACAAATGAGCGATGTACGCCGACGCCAACGGCAGAAACGCTTTTTCCGCGTACTGCCACGCAGTCGAAATCGCGGGGCCCAAGTCTAATGATGCCACGGTTCTTCCTCTGACATGCAGGCTAGGTAGTCCCCTTCCAGACGCCCTCAACGACGATTAGGGAACAAAAGATCATGAAATCCTATCAGACGGATGAATAGGGCACGAATTTGCTACGAAACGCATCCGCACGGGCAGCAGGGGGACGGGT contains:
- a CDS encoding DUF3102 domain-containing protein, whose translation is MSEQSLEALRDEANSAHNSVLSSMRDVVKFAKQAGDALTAVKKLVGHKNWTNWLTDNNNFKASPETARAYMRIARNWEKLEPELEANPLLTLEKALAFLRVAALPQPEAHHEMSDWGKVRQEVRKCATMIGQRIANYIRTCWSAEEVVYLWCHSKIDADLLDFLDAIRSEIAPFSEVYVDYYIAHRRIMAHVAAGRGNELPADEPYPVDTFREALRSRFTDETALTPYQKQKLSRWLTPIPAPIEHDDDGTDDDPTQPGQLVRKELAV